The Salvia miltiorrhiza cultivar Shanhuang (shh) chromosome 1, IMPLAD_Smil_shh, whole genome shotgun sequence genome has a window encoding:
- the LOC130998031 gene encoding eukaryotic translation initiation factor 3 subunit H-like, whose amino-acid sequence MANTATRSFLQVAATEEATPPLRVVQIEGLVILKIIKHCKEFSPALVTGQLLGLDVGSVLEVTNCFPFPIREEDEEIEAEGANYQLEMMRCLREVNVDNNTVGWYQSTLFGSFQTVELIETFMNYQENIRRCVCIIYDPSRSNQGVLALKALKLSDTFMELYRTNNFKGEKLREKNLSFVDIFEEIPIKVSNSALISAFMTELEADTPVTQCDYDRLQLSTSPILERNVEFLIECMDDLSMEQQKFQFYYRNLSRQEAQKQAWLQKRRAENVARKNAGEEPLPEEDPTNPVFKPIPEPSRLDSFLITNQIANYCNQINGVAGQSFSRLYLMKALHEK is encoded by the exons ATGGCGAACA CTGCGACAAGATCTTTTCTGCAAGTGGCGGCTACGGAGGAGGCCACACCGCCGCTCAGAGTCGTCCAGATCGAAGGACTG GTTATTTTGAAGATAATCAAGCATTGCAAGGAGTTCTCACCAGCTCTGGTTACTGGGCAGCTTCTTGGTTTGGATGTTGGTAGTGTTCTCGAAGTCACCAATTGCTTCCCATTTCCG ATTCGTGAGGAAGATGAAGAGATTGAAGCCGAAGGTGCTAATTATCAGCTTGAGATGATGAGATGCCTAAGAGAGGTTAATGTCGACAACAACACTGTTGGGTG GTATCAATCAACTTTGTTTGGCTCTTTCCAGACAGTGGAATTGATAGAGACTTTTATGAATTACCAG GAAAACATAAGACGATGTGTCTGCATCATTTATGATCCATCAAGATCTAATCAAGGTGTCCTAGCTTTGAAGGCACTGAAGCTTTCTGATACCTTCATGGAGCTTTATCGCACAAATAACTTTAAAGGGGAGAA GttgagagagaaaaatctttCCTTTGTGGATATCTTTGAAGAGATTCCT ATTAAGGTTTCAAATTCTGCTCTAATCAGTGCATTTATGACTGAGCTTGAGGCAGATACTCCAGTCACCCAG TGTGATTATGATAGATTGCAATTATCAACCAGTCCAATTTTAGAGAGAAATGTGGAGTTTCTAATTGAATGCATGGATGACTTGTCAATGGAACAACAAAAG TTCCAATTCTACTACAGGAATCTGTCTCGTCAAGAAGCACAGAAGCAGGCCTGGCTTCAGAAGAGAAG GGCTGAAAATGTTGCACGGAAGAATGCAGGGGAAGAGCCATTACCTGAGGAGGATCCTACAAACCCCGTCTTCAAGCCTATCCCTGAGCCATCAAGATTGGATAGTTTTCTCATAACAAATCAAATTGCAAACTATTGCAACCAAATCAATGG AGTGGCTGGACAAAGCTTTAGCAGACTGTATCTGATGAAGGCTCTTCATGAAAAGTAA